One Papaver somniferum cultivar HN1 chromosome 10, ASM357369v1, whole genome shotgun sequence genomic window carries:
- the LOC113316730 gene encoding uncharacterized protein LOC113316730, giving the protein MVISLPEHEGEEAKTKALPWEMPKILIDGASSVKILFYETFKQMGLKDECLIPSNYNIFGFNGSSTRPRGEIILEIWVGIILTLTTFCVVDVLSPYTAIVGRSWVHGIKGVASTYHQRLKFPTPDGVAEIIGDSVEARYCYKMDVQNGENKVNSSKTQARRARGIDNSIEDHD; this is encoded by the coding sequence ATGGTCATCTCACTCCCCGAGCACGAGGGCGAGGAAGCAAAGACTAAAGCACTACCCTGGGAAATGCCCAAAATCTTGATCGATGGTGCCAGTTCCGTTAAAATCTTATTCTATGAAACGTTTAAACAAATGGGCCTCAAAGATGAGTGCCTCATACCCTCGAATTACAACATATTTGGATTCAACGGGTCATCAACCCGTCCAAGAGGAGAGATAATATTAGAAATCTGGGTTGGGATAATCCTTACCCTAACCACTTTTTGTGTGGTAGATGTACTTTCGCCCTACACAGCCATTGTCGGACGATCATGGGTCCAtggaatcaaaggagtggcctcGACTTACCATCAAAGGCTAAAGTTTCCTACGCCTGATGGAGTGGCAGAAATTATTGGAGACTCTGTCGAAGCAAGGTATTGCTACAAGATGGACGTCCAAAACGGCGAGAACAAAGTAAATTCTTCAAAAACGCAGGCGAGGAGAGCTAGAGGTATTGATAACTCGATTGAAGACCATGACTAA